From the Candida dubliniensis CD36 chromosome 2, complete sequence genome, the window gtttaaatcattataatatttgatgaacaatttcaatttatcgAATTGATTCGATGATTTAGAAATAATTTGGGTTTCTTGACTTTGAAATGGATCCAATTCACTTTCAATCAATAACGAACATAATGCataatatttcaataatttatatttcatAGTCGACCCTGCTTCATCATAATTTTGGAAACttttataaaattcaatattggCTCGATGATAATTACCTCGATAAAATTGTATTTGACCACGACATTGATTAATGATGGCACATATTTTAGGATGGGTAACCACAGTTGTAATTTTAGAACTCATTCGATATAATTGGTTCATTCTTGgcaaatttgaattgaatttatttgttttcgttaaataatcaatctCAATAGCAATGGTTTGTAATTTAAATGAGTTCAACATCGTTTCCAGACAACCATTATTAGTTCCAACACTGTTGCCGCCGCCGCCAATACTATCCAACTTGTCATAAACTTTTTCTAATAGATTAGGTATATCATTATAAACTTGATGATCAAGATAAAGATTAAGTAAATTTATGTTAATTTTAAACCACAATCGACAACTACTATTGGAGTCGCTATCTAGgtaattcaataatatgTTATAAAACTGGGTAACAAAAGTTACATTTGCCAGAATGGAATATCGATTAATCATTTTCGAAAATGATTCCTCAATATAACTTTTATAATGACcatcattattgaattttggtattaattgaatcaattgtgTCAAAGTTTCAAGAAATAACTGAAAGGTTTGTTGatcaaaatataatttcatcaattgctTATAAGATTTAAACCTCCATTCATACTTTTCGCCATCGTCATTGTCGTTGGATAaactttcaataattttttcaaattcagtAATGGCATGCTtagcatcatcatctttatAAGACTTTGCTGAATAATATTGATCATCAAGTGCCAATTTCGTGTTGGATTTATTATCGTTGTTGTTACTAGTTTGATTGCTGTCATCGTCGTTATtctcaatatcaaaatctCCTCcgtcttcatcttcatcttcaaacTCAAATTCATATGATTCTTCTGAATAGAATTCTTCGTCTGACATGGTTGAtagatttcaaattaacGATTCAACCCttgaaataaaatcaaaaataataaacaaaataaaaacgCTAGCAATCACCCAATTGATAGTGGAACTAAACAAGTAATAAAGAAGTATGAAACATCAATATGAGTAAAGGGGAATGAgagaacaacaaaagaaagaggGATCGAGACAATTTGTGTGAGTATGTGCATGAACCAAAATTATAGTCTACAGTGACAAACATGGTAAATACACGTTATCAATTACTTGTAGGTGCAAAAAGACACACAGATAGTACTATGATTGAGAACaacattcattcatttataaccaaaaaaaaaaaaaggaatgGATCTGACAGAGTTAGTGGCTTATTTACTTCAATAGGTGCCattaaatttcaattgaggGTGTTCCTAAAAAAAACCGCTAAGGTCAATCTCTATGTGTATTAAACTTAAACGAAAAGCAACTATCTTGAAATCAAACTAACGGATCTATATaactaaataaataatgttcataaatgaataaataatatcagCAACCATAACAACATCAATTAgaaatgttgaaaatgattgTAGTACTGCAAATCCAAAACCCAGATTGCAATAACcataaaaatcaaacaaaagaaaaaaaaggaagatacaataaataaatatataacTTGAGCCCCACTGTAAccacaacaataataatgacaatTACATTTCAACcttttcaataatgatagatcaagatgataataaaaacaaacagCACAATAAAcaccaaaaagaaaataataaaattcaaaGCAAAGCCAACACACATGATCCAATCCAAGTGTGTTTCCTCAATAAGCTTCATGCAAGTCTTTCACATATGTAACCATCTAAACCGttgaatatataaaaacaaTACCAAGGAAACAAGTGCCAATATACCAAGGGAAAGCATTCTAATATGTTCTCTAGTCTTGTTTTGTTTACTATAGTTTCgccttttctttttactTTTGGTGATCCCAACCCCATGTATACTATTAGTGGTGATATTGTCATTGCTGTTgagattattattggtttttttaGTATTGTCGTGTTTTCCAGCGATGCTGACATTAGTGGAAATAGCATTGTTCTTCATATTATCCTTTTCCCCAGTTTGTAAATTACTAATGGtgtttatattattatctgaAGTGACGTCAATTTTCCGTGCAGATAATAATTTGCTTTcgtattttttttgatccAGTAATTGCAATTCCCCTATTAAATAAGGTTTCAACATTTGAAATGCAAAATCTGAATGCCCAACGTCCTCAAATGCTTCAGTTGCATCAGCACCTCCACAATCAAGTAACACTTCAACATCACCTGGGTGGATCGAAGTGAAATTAGTTATATCGTACACTTTGTTATATAATATCATCCATAAGTCATTAGGTTTATCATGGATCTTGACTTGGTCTAAAGTATATATCTGATAAGGCTTAGTGTGATTGTTGTCATTGGTAACTGATGATATTTTGTCTATTATTGATGGTGACGACGGCGAAATTGAGGTCGGCAATGGTGGTATTTCTTGATGTATTGAGGGCATGATTCAACATTGATATCATgaatatatgtatatatacaCGTGTACTTGTTTATGTGCAAAAGtaattaatgaatgaatagatttgatgatttggaGAATGTTGATATACTAAATGGCTAGTAGAAACTCCAATGAAAATgctaaaaaaaacaaaaacaaacaaataaataagttaatgaatatataaataaatgaatatatGTTAAATAATCTGTTATTGAAGTAGATATAAGAATAGATATGTCAAGTTGAAGTTTCACGTCAAAGTGGTATCTCTTCACTTATATAATTGGATTCAATGTGTCTAAAACCTTAGAATTGCcacaaacaataaataaaccaaaaaaaaatcaaaagaaagagtCTTCACTTTGATTTCCTAGTGTTGATAGTGAAGTGTGGTTTTAATATAAGTTTCAGTGAATTGGTTAAGTATACTTTGATATCAAATTCCATCCAAAAtcttcttttgatttttttcttttttttttttttcttctctgGATTTCTTTCCTTCTCTTTCTCCCTTCACTGTGCAAATCTTTACTATGTATGCTTTTGTGTTTCGTAATGGAAAAATACAATTTGTTtgtctctttttttttaccccAAGTACACACACCCAcatttctctttttctctctctttctccCCATCTATTCCTTCCCTCCCGCACTCTCCTCCTCCCCACTCCCTTAACCTCCGCATACTACTAATAAGAAACACTTTACTTTATCCATTCACTATTTAACCAAAACAATTAGCAATAACTTCACTTAGCATAACGGTATTCAAATCCCACCTACTACGACTATATCAATCACTGGCTAAtacatttttctttcttttttttttttttcttgtccTCCGTCTGTCACACATTCCTCTCGCTTCCATTTTATCTGTTTTCGgtcatttttttaattcattttgaattcaacaataaagGTTAAACAATGGCAATTAATACAATAAAACATGACAAGCcacaacaaatataaacatGTAGCCAGCCAATAGCAGTTACCAACTTCAATTACGAAAATATCCAGACTAGAGAAAGATGGAAATCAAcgaaaagaagaagaagaggaagaagaagaagaagaagtggAGAAGGAagtgaatttgaaattaaaacaacGATATAAACAGACAATAACCTCCTCCTCTGAAATCAAGAGTTCAAACGAACAGCGATCGCCCAATAGCTGTTTTAACATCAAGCTCAACACCTAACAATTAATTATCTGGCAAATTGGCTACTAGGTAAACTGAAAGTATTTACAACACGTTAAATAAACATCTTACATATCACGATAAAAATGATTCTTTGCATAAACAATCAGACTTGTACTGTGAGTTctataataacaatattatttagCAGTAAGGGCCATAGAAATATATTGACAGTTTGTTGATCTTCAACACACTACCAAGTACTCACACGACTAATCTATATGCCAAACGAACGTTAGTCCACCATCACCTCTGTAACGAAGCAAGTACTTCAATCTTCAATCTACGTTTCCTGCAGCCATAACTATCATTTTAGTTGAGTTATACAACAGACGAAACAAATGTCCTCTTGGTCCATTATTTTTGGATGTGTCTATATAATTTGTGGTTACAtgaaatttaaaattttgaGTGTGTGTGAATAccgaagaaaaaaaaaaaaaagcaaaa encodes:
- a CDS encoding cop9 signalosome complex subunit, putative (Similar to S. pombe CSN2), coding for MSDEEFYSEESYEFEFEDEDEDGGDFDIENNDDDSNQTSNNNDNKSNTKLALDDQYYSAKSYKDDDAKHAITEFEKIIESLSNDNDDGEKYEWRFKSYKQLMKLYFDQQTFQLFLETLTQLIQLIPKFNNDGHYKSYIEESFSKMINRYSISANVTFVTQFYNILLNYLDSDSNSSCRLWFKININLLNLYLDHQVYNDIPNLLEKVYDKLDSIGGGGNSVGTNNGCSETMLNSFKLQTIAIEIDYLTKTNKFNSNLPRMNQLYRMSSKITTVVTHPKICAIINQCRGQIQFYRGNYHRANIEFYKSFQNYDEAGSTMKYKLLKYYALCSLLIESELDPFQSQETQIISKSSNQFDKLKLFIKYYNDLNLENFENLVSSSSSLSNRKIDEDDVDNDDNNDDIYKVAIQEILYNLKSKILLNYIKAYSAIKFKFLRGKLKVDENQLRSILLQLSMAGKLKDSQIDYANKIIFTQTNSSHNNKSRACFPQLSQKDIYYNVKYYEIVSFGQSDTTNGSNTGNNDNDYRTDDNMDIDDNNSSRCTENTNTDYFQKYFFVIDRPLKLQDWFSPIESWYVFMVSSIPHAYKREISQKEQVMYEQKQVEIVNPNGITPATAMPTSTMSRADIELSKFNTGLLNSVINIDGNNNFGNGGVDDEQNDYDQSIQQLNKVDLLNDWYTQAREYFNSLIENSDGNTVSSNSNKRSGSSSSSSNAIRSNRIVEKDITISI
- a CDS encoding cytochrome b5, putative (Similar to S. cerevisiae CYB5); the encoded protein is MPSIHQEIPPLPTSISPSSPSIIDKISSVTNDNNHTKPYQIYTLDQVKIHDKPNDLWMILYNKVYDITNFTSIHPGDVEVLLDCGGADATEAFEDVGHSDFAFQMLKPYLIGELQLSDQKKYESKLLSARKIDVTSDNNINTISNLQTGEKDNMKNNAISTNVSIAGKHDNTKKTNNNLNSNDNITTNSIHGVGITKSKKKRRNYSKQNKTREHIRMLSLGILALVSLVLFLYIQRFRWLHM